In Mercurialis annua linkage group LG5, ddMerAnnu1.2, whole genome shotgun sequence, a single genomic region encodes these proteins:
- the LOC126682077 gene encoding uncharacterized protein LOC126682077 has translation MTDNEYNSSGNEYRHSETSFSGFSGVDLEDYGGDGIDYSDWFKLDHGFDSDVEAITWAKSTAIKIGFELVISSHKNEGKKKLLRCARGERYRGSFTDSDSFVRKNTKTKACKCKFKIIVKLGKTAWFILTDPGISSTHNHALAVYPEGYRQMSGLSGEAKEIVRDMTAAQAKPCSIMAALKEKVPSDNPRIKQVYNYRETLRKSSFEGRDVVGQFYHMAQQNDYVHWTLAEEDTGVLTHIFMAHPDSVRLLRTYYWIIGMDSTYKTNKYV, from the exons atgacggataacgagtataattcgtcggGAAACGAGTATCGGCATTCGGAAACAAGTTTTTCCGGCTTTTCTGgg gttgatttagaagattatggcgGTGATGGAATTGATTACAGCGATTGGTTTAAGCTAGATCATGGGTTTGATAGTGATGTTGAAGCAATTACTTGGGCTAAGAGTACTGCTATAAAGATTGGATTTGAATTAGTCATTTCGTCACATAAGAACGAGGGGAAAAAGAAGCTTCTACGATGTGCTCGGGGTGAGCGTTACAGAGGTTCATTCACAGATTCTGATTCCTTCGTACGGAAAAATACGAAGACAAAAGCGTGTAAgtgcaaatttaaaattattgtcaaATTAGGAAAGACTGCATGGTTTATACTTACAGATCCTGGTATTTCGAGTACACACAACCATGCTCTAGCTGTGTATCCTGAAGGATACCGTCAGATGAGTGGGCTGAGTGGCGAGGCCAAAGAAATTGTGCGAGATATGACTGCGGCACAAGCGAAGCCGTGTTCTATCATGGCagctttaaaagaaaaagtaccATCTGACAACCCTAGAATAAAGCAAGTGTACAACTATAGAGAGACTTTGAGAAAGTCTAGCTTTGAGGGTAGAGATGTGGTTGGGCAATTTTATCACATGGCTCAGCAAAATGATTATGTACACTGGACTCTTGCTGAGGAGGATACAGGTGTGTTGACCCATATTTTCATGGCTCATCCTGATTCAGTGAGACTACTTCGTACGTACTACTGGATCATCGGCATGGACTCCACGTACAAGACGAACAAGTACGTGTAA
- the LOC126683196 gene encoding protein MAINTENANCE OF MERISTEMS-like isoform X1: protein MSDLERDRNRQPPGRKRMGKTFLAPELGGSGARHVTTRKVSASARRKKQAHTSPDEVRISVEDLRESDDFVSSEDEPEDEPSEKIYISKRKKGAGGRFVGDSSSGSNRRPEEVDVWTVTGPVPGGPEDDTVIPSFLGHVASRLWDGADRGVLKCQTRHGALKKLRQWYETASEEVKVLIDGTEISHLPFIMFDHLDIPLLSAFVERWQPDTNSFHMPFGEMTITLHDVWHILRIPVAGAMVSGQPNKAQLMAYCVQILGISPEDLVSKTSKHFAQGGVLIESIISLCRRDRTAEVEAIAWIWLTLGCTLFTDKSGHRIRPATIWEVREGVTDTSTVSWGSATLAYLYRQLGISSRGDCSGLTGCLTLLQTWIYEYFPCFRPQRERLLIESHLPRASSWSAIASDCSATRLRSLRARLDTLTAEEITWLPFGGEPAATVEHTAYYGWIAYRDIVEPYMPSRVLRQLGYVQTVPVPICRPIGAVRSWKSLKYSVDMSVTIAVDMWNAFPVMYKLPLMGFEEAHVIAGGCHPAYLDWFERHSHPRVLPGRDVPRRHPPRSNNDYWMTLVTTRYEHFIQKVSTITGQHRQHCDFDGIPELETETEEASTDLERIMAAWRIAD from the exons atgtCGGATTTGGAACGAGATAGAAATCGACAACCTCcg GGCAGAAAGCGTATGGGGAAGACGTTTTTGGCCCCAGAATTAGGGGGATCGGGAGCCCGTCACGTTACGACGCGTAAAGTTTCTGCCTCGGCTCGACGGAAGAAACAAGCGCATACTTCTCCCGATGAGGTCCGCATTTCTGTTGAGGATCTTAGAGAGTCTGATGATTTTGTGAGCTCAGAGGACGAGCCAGAGGACGAGCCAagtgaaaaaatttacatttctaaACGGAAAAAGGGTGCAGGTGGTCGGTTCGTTGGCGACTCGTCATcag GGTCGAACAGACGACCTGAAGAGGTTGACGTGTGGACCGTTACTGGTCCAGTACCTGGTGGACCCGAGGATGACACTGTTATTCCTAGTTTTCTCGGGCATGTCGCTTCTCGGCTATGGGATGGGGCGGACAGAGGCGTGCTGAAGTGTCAGACTAGACATGGAGCTCTGAAGAAGCTGAGACAGTGGTATGAGACGGCCTCAGAGGAGGTTAAGGTGCTGATAGACGGGACTGAGATATCACATCTCCCGTTTATCATGTTTGATCATCTGGATATCCCGCTCCTTTCTGCATTTGTGGAGCGATGGCAGCCAGATACAAACTCTTTTCACATGCCATTCGGGGAGATGACCATCACATTACATGACGTGTGGCATATTCTTCGGATTCCAGTTGCTGGGGCTATGGTTTCAG GTCAGCCGAACAAGGCTCAGCTGATGGCTTACTGCGTACAGATTTTAGGTATTTCACCAGAGGATCTTGTGAGTAAGACGAGCAAGCATTTTGCCCAGGGAGGTGTGCTGATTGAGTCGATCATCAGCTTATGTAGGCGTGACCGTACTGCAGAGGTGGAGGCAATAGCCTGGATCTGGTTGACGTTAGGTTGCACTCTATTCACTGACAAGAGTGGCCATCGGATTAGACCTGCAACCATATGGGAGGTGCGGGAAGGAGTCACAGATACGAGTACAGTTTCCTGGGGATCAGCTACACTAGCTTATCTCTATCGGCAGCTTGGAATCTCATCGAGAGGAGACTGCTCCGGTTTGACTGGCTGTCTGACACTGCTGCAGACATGGATTTATGAGTACTTTCCATGCTTCCGGCCCCAGCGAGAGCGGTTGTTGATCGAGTCTCATCTTCCTCGAGCTTCTAGCTGGAGTGCTATTGCGTCTGATTGCTCAGCCACCCGACTTCGGTCCTTGCGAGCTCGTTTGGACACGCTGACTGCTGAGGAG ATCACATGGCTCCCTTTTGGCGGCGAGCCTGCTGCCACCGTAGAGCACACTGCATATTATGGCTGGATAGCGTACCGGGACATTGTCGAGCCGTACATGCCGTCTAGGGTGCTGCGACAGCTGGGTTATGTGCAGACTGTACCTGTGCCAATTTGTCGGCCAATAGGGGCTGTTAGGTCCTGGAAGTCACTCAAGTACTCTGTGGACATGAGTGTGACGATTGCGGTTGACATGTGGAACGCTTTTCCGGTCATGTACAAGCTGCCGTTAATGGGATTTGAGGAAGCCCACGTTATTGCTGGAGGATGCCATCCAGCTTACCTGGACTGGTTCGAGCGCCATTCGCACCCCCGTGTCCTTCCTGGCAGAGATGTTCCACGACGACATCCTCCCCGCAGCAACAACGATTAT TGGATGACACTGGTGACCACGAGGTACGAGCATTTCATCCAAAAAGTCAGCACGATTACCGGCCAACATAGACAGCACTGCGACTTTGACGGCATTCCGGAGTTGGAGACTGAGACGGAGGAGGCCAGCACGGATTTGGAAAGAATCATGGCCGCTTGGCGCATTGCTGACTGA
- the LOC126683196 gene encoding protein MAINTENANCE OF MERISTEMS-like isoform X2, giving the protein MGKTFLAPELGGSGARHVTTRKVSASARRKKQAHTSPDEVRISVEDLRESDDFVSSEDEPEDEPSEKIYISKRKKGAGGRFVGDSSSGSNRRPEEVDVWTVTGPVPGGPEDDTVIPSFLGHVASRLWDGADRGVLKCQTRHGALKKLRQWYETASEEVKVLIDGTEISHLPFIMFDHLDIPLLSAFVERWQPDTNSFHMPFGEMTITLHDVWHILRIPVAGAMVSGQPNKAQLMAYCVQILGISPEDLVSKTSKHFAQGGVLIESIISLCRRDRTAEVEAIAWIWLTLGCTLFTDKSGHRIRPATIWEVREGVTDTSTVSWGSATLAYLYRQLGISSRGDCSGLTGCLTLLQTWIYEYFPCFRPQRERLLIESHLPRASSWSAIASDCSATRLRSLRARLDTLTAEEITWLPFGGEPAATVEHTAYYGWIAYRDIVEPYMPSRVLRQLGYVQTVPVPICRPIGAVRSWKSLKYSVDMSVTIAVDMWNAFPVMYKLPLMGFEEAHVIAGGCHPAYLDWFERHSHPRVLPGRDVPRRHPPRSNNDYWMTLVTTRYEHFIQKVSTITGQHRQHCDFDGIPELETETEEASTDLERIMAAWRIAD; this is encoded by the exons ATGGGGAAGACGTTTTTGGCCCCAGAATTAGGGGGATCGGGAGCCCGTCACGTTACGACGCGTAAAGTTTCTGCCTCGGCTCGACGGAAGAAACAAGCGCATACTTCTCCCGATGAGGTCCGCATTTCTGTTGAGGATCTTAGAGAGTCTGATGATTTTGTGAGCTCAGAGGACGAGCCAGAGGACGAGCCAagtgaaaaaatttacatttctaaACGGAAAAAGGGTGCAGGTGGTCGGTTCGTTGGCGACTCGTCATcag GGTCGAACAGACGACCTGAAGAGGTTGACGTGTGGACCGTTACTGGTCCAGTACCTGGTGGACCCGAGGATGACACTGTTATTCCTAGTTTTCTCGGGCATGTCGCTTCTCGGCTATGGGATGGGGCGGACAGAGGCGTGCTGAAGTGTCAGACTAGACATGGAGCTCTGAAGAAGCTGAGACAGTGGTATGAGACGGCCTCAGAGGAGGTTAAGGTGCTGATAGACGGGACTGAGATATCACATCTCCCGTTTATCATGTTTGATCATCTGGATATCCCGCTCCTTTCTGCATTTGTGGAGCGATGGCAGCCAGATACAAACTCTTTTCACATGCCATTCGGGGAGATGACCATCACATTACATGACGTGTGGCATATTCTTCGGATTCCAGTTGCTGGGGCTATGGTTTCAG GTCAGCCGAACAAGGCTCAGCTGATGGCTTACTGCGTACAGATTTTAGGTATTTCACCAGAGGATCTTGTGAGTAAGACGAGCAAGCATTTTGCCCAGGGAGGTGTGCTGATTGAGTCGATCATCAGCTTATGTAGGCGTGACCGTACTGCAGAGGTGGAGGCAATAGCCTGGATCTGGTTGACGTTAGGTTGCACTCTATTCACTGACAAGAGTGGCCATCGGATTAGACCTGCAACCATATGGGAGGTGCGGGAAGGAGTCACAGATACGAGTACAGTTTCCTGGGGATCAGCTACACTAGCTTATCTCTATCGGCAGCTTGGAATCTCATCGAGAGGAGACTGCTCCGGTTTGACTGGCTGTCTGACACTGCTGCAGACATGGATTTATGAGTACTTTCCATGCTTCCGGCCCCAGCGAGAGCGGTTGTTGATCGAGTCTCATCTTCCTCGAGCTTCTAGCTGGAGTGCTATTGCGTCTGATTGCTCAGCCACCCGACTTCGGTCCTTGCGAGCTCGTTTGGACACGCTGACTGCTGAGGAG ATCACATGGCTCCCTTTTGGCGGCGAGCCTGCTGCCACCGTAGAGCACACTGCATATTATGGCTGGATAGCGTACCGGGACATTGTCGAGCCGTACATGCCGTCTAGGGTGCTGCGACAGCTGGGTTATGTGCAGACTGTACCTGTGCCAATTTGTCGGCCAATAGGGGCTGTTAGGTCCTGGAAGTCACTCAAGTACTCTGTGGACATGAGTGTGACGATTGCGGTTGACATGTGGAACGCTTTTCCGGTCATGTACAAGCTGCCGTTAATGGGATTTGAGGAAGCCCACGTTATTGCTGGAGGATGCCATCCAGCTTACCTGGACTGGTTCGAGCGCCATTCGCACCCCCGTGTCCTTCCTGGCAGAGATGTTCCACGACGACATCCTCCCCGCAGCAACAACGATTAT TGGATGACACTGGTGACCACGAGGTACGAGCATTTCATCCAAAAAGTCAGCACGATTACCGGCCAACATAGACAGCACTGCGACTTTGACGGCATTCCGGAGTTGGAGACTGAGACGGAGGAGGCCAGCACGGATTTGGAAAGAATCATGGCCGCTTGGCGCATTGCTGACTGA